Proteins found in one Geomonas subterranea genomic segment:
- the guaB gene encoding IMP dehydrogenase produces the protein MLESSLPEGLTFDDVLLLPAHSLILPRDTDLSTRLTNNIQLNIPLVSAAMDTVTESRAAICMAREGGIGFIHKNLTIAEQAMEVDKVKKSESGMIVDPITMRPNQRIREALEMMAKYRISGVPITKANGKLVGILTNRDLRFETDLDLPISDRMTKRNLVTVPVGTTLEQAKEHLKHTRVEKLLVVDEEKNLKGLITIKDIEKIKKYPNACKDSLGRLRVGAAVGPTPDVDDRIEALMKAGVDVVVIDTAHGHSQGVLEAIARIKKTYPALELVAGNIATAAAAEALIKAGVDAIKVGIGPGSICTTRVVAGIGVPQITAIAECSKIAKKHNIPLIADGGIKYSGDLTKAVAAGADVIMIGSLFAGTEESPGDTILYQGRAYKSYRGMGSIGAMKEGSKDRYFQSDVDADVKLVPEGIEGMVPLRGPLSANVHQLMGGLRAGMGYTGSRTIVDLQQNGRFVRITGAGLKESHVHDVMITKEAPNYRVEK, from the coding sequence ATGTTAGAAAGCAGCCTTCCCGAAGGTCTCACGTTTGACGACGTCCTGCTTCTCCCTGCCCACTCACTCATCCTTCCCCGCGATACCGATCTGAGCACCCGACTGACCAACAACATACAGTTGAACATCCCGCTGGTGAGTGCCGCCATGGACACGGTCACCGAGTCGAGGGCCGCTATCTGCATGGCGCGTGAAGGGGGGATCGGCTTCATCCACAAGAACCTCACCATCGCCGAGCAGGCCATGGAAGTGGACAAGGTGAAGAAGAGCGAGTCCGGGATGATCGTCGACCCGATCACCATGCGCCCGAACCAGCGCATCAGGGAAGCGCTGGAGATGATGGCCAAGTACCGCATCTCCGGGGTGCCGATCACCAAGGCCAACGGGAAGCTGGTCGGCATCCTGACCAACAGGGACCTCCGTTTCGAGACCGACCTCGACCTCCCCATCTCCGACCGCATGACCAAGCGGAACCTGGTCACCGTGCCGGTGGGGACCACCTTGGAGCAGGCCAAGGAACACCTGAAGCACACCAGGGTCGAGAAGCTTCTGGTGGTGGACGAGGAGAAGAACCTCAAGGGGCTCATCACCATCAAGGACATCGAGAAGATCAAGAAGTACCCCAACGCCTGCAAGGACTCCCTAGGGCGCCTGAGGGTCGGCGCGGCCGTGGGCCCCACCCCGGACGTCGATGACCGCATCGAGGCACTCATGAAAGCCGGCGTGGACGTCGTGGTCATCGACACCGCCCACGGTCACTCCCAGGGCGTACTGGAAGCCATCGCCCGCATCAAGAAAACCTACCCGGCCCTCGAGCTCGTGGCCGGCAACATCGCCACCGCCGCTGCCGCCGAGGCCCTGATCAAGGCCGGCGTCGACGCCATCAAGGTCGGCATCGGGCCGGGCTCCATCTGCACCACCCGCGTGGTCGCCGGTATCGGCGTCCCGCAGATCACCGCCATCGCCGAGTGCTCCAAGATCGCCAAGAAGCACAACATCCCGCTCATCGCCGACGGCGGCATCAAGTACTCCGGCGACCTCACCAAGGCCGTCGCGGCCGGCGCGGACGTCATCATGATCGGCTCCCTGTTCGCCGGCACCGAGGAATCCCCGGGCGACACCATCCTGTACCAGGGGCGCGCCTACAAGAGCTACCGCGGCATGGGCTCCATCGGCGCCATGAAAGAAGGGAGCAAGGACCGCTACTTCCAAAGCGACGTCGATGCCGACGTGAAGCTGGTCCCGGAAGGGATCGAGGGGATGGTGCCTCTCAGGGGACCGCTCTCCGCCAACGTGCACCAGTTGATGGGTGGCTTGAGGGCCGGCATGGGGTACACCGGCAGCCGCACCATCGTCGACCTGCAGCAAAACGGGCGCTTCGTCAGGATCACCGGCGCGGGCCTGAAGGAATCCCACGTTCACGACGTCATGATCACCAAGGAAGCCCCGAACTACCGGGTGGAGAAGTAA
- a CDS encoding M42 family metallopeptidase: MRDASFEFLQELLAAPSPSGYEQPAQRVFRSYIEPFCQVATDVMGNVFGMIQGEGKSRPRVMVVGHSDEIGLQVRYLDDNGFLHFSAIGGVDPHITPGMRVHVHTSRGRLNGVIGKRPIHLIEPKERDTVIKLDAQYIDIGAASKKEAQEWVRVGDPITFASNLECLFGDRVSSRGLDDKAGSFVVAEVLRRVSELPDRLPVDLYGVSSVQEEVGLRGGTTSSYSVNPDVGICVEVDFATDQPDVDKKHNGEVGLGKGPILPRGANINPVLFDLLSDTASSNNIAVQYTGIARATGTDANVMQISRGGVATALVKLPLRYMHTPVETMSLSDLDNAVELIVASLGRMGSKDAFIPM; encoded by the coding sequence ATGCGCGACGCATCCTTTGAATTTCTGCAAGAGCTTCTGGCCGCGCCCAGCCCCTCGGGGTACGAGCAGCCGGCCCAGCGGGTATTCCGCTCCTATATAGAACCCTTCTGCCAGGTGGCCACCGACGTCATGGGCAACGTCTTCGGGATGATCCAGGGGGAAGGGAAGAGCCGCCCACGGGTCATGGTGGTGGGACACTCCGACGAGATCGGTCTCCAGGTGCGCTACCTCGACGACAACGGCTTCCTCCACTTCTCCGCCATCGGCGGGGTGGACCCGCACATTACCCCCGGTATGCGGGTGCACGTTCACACCTCCCGTGGCAGGCTGAACGGCGTCATCGGCAAACGCCCCATCCACTTGATCGAGCCCAAGGAACGCGACACCGTCATCAAGCTCGACGCCCAGTACATCGACATCGGCGCCGCCAGCAAGAAGGAGGCGCAGGAGTGGGTGCGCGTGGGGGATCCCATCACCTTTGCCAGCAACCTCGAGTGCCTCTTCGGCGACCGGGTCAGCTCGCGCGGCCTGGACGACAAGGCGGGCAGCTTCGTGGTGGCCGAGGTGCTGAGGCGGGTCTCCGAACTCCCGGACCGGCTCCCGGTCGACCTCTACGGGGTTTCCTCGGTCCAGGAGGAAGTGGGACTGCGCGGCGGCACTACCAGTTCCTACTCGGTCAACCCCGACGTCGGCATCTGCGTCGAAGTGGACTTCGCCACCGACCAGCCGGACGTGGACAAGAAGCACAACGGCGAGGTGGGGCTCGGCAAGGGGCCGATCCTGCCGCGCGGCGCCAACATCAACCCGGTTCTGTTCGATCTCCTCTCGGACACGGCAAGCAGCAACAACATCGCCGTGCAGTACACCGGCATCGCCCGCGCGACCGGCACCGATGCCAACGTCATGCAGATCTCCCGCGGCGGCGTCGCCACCGCCCTCGTCAAGCTGCCGCTGCGTTACATGCACACCCCGGTGGAGACCATGTCGCTTTCCGACCTGGACAACGCCGTCGAGCTGATCGTCGCCTCCCTGGGCCGCATGGGAAGCAAGGACGCCTTCATCCCGATGTAA